A region from the Rhizobium sp. ARZ01 genome encodes:
- a CDS encoding ActS/PrrB/RegB family redox-sensitive histidine kinase, translating into MTHPDFADISPSRRLRLETLIRLRWLAVAGQSITVIVVTFWLAFPLHVVASSVLIALLAAVNFYLAVRYSPAHRLTPLAALALLAFDLGQLMALLFITGGLANPFAPLVCVPVIISSSAQPIRYSLFLGVLAVAGITALAFTPFPLPWFPGTLLVVPPILTAGFWIAIVSTTAFAAFYSYRVSLEASELSDALTATELVLQREKHLSQLDGLAAAAAHELGTPLATISVVAKEMQRELGEDPRFGEDVQLLRSQSERCRDILRRLTTLSAEDEEHMRHLPLSSLLEEVMAPHREFGIRLTLIEESDRAGEPIGQRNAGILYGLGNLLENAVDHAREEVTVTVRHTADQVKLVIEDDGEGYAPDILLRIGEPYVTKRQRDERAGGLGLGLFIAKTLLERSGARLTFGNRQGGAPGARVEVEWPRARMDVKLAK; encoded by the coding sequence ATGACCCATCCCGACTTCGCCGACATCAGCCCCAGCCGGCGCCTAAGGCTGGAAACGCTGATCCGCTTACGGTGGCTCGCCGTTGCAGGACAATCGATCACCGTGATCGTGGTCACCTTCTGGCTTGCCTTCCCGCTTCACGTGGTGGCGTCTTCGGTGCTGATCGCGCTGCTTGCCGCCGTCAACTTCTATCTCGCCGTGCGCTATTCGCCGGCGCATCGGCTGACGCCATTGGCGGCGCTGGCGCTGCTTGCGTTCGACCTTGGCCAGTTGATGGCATTGCTGTTCATCACCGGCGGACTTGCCAATCCATTTGCGCCGCTTGTCTGCGTGCCGGTGATCATCTCGTCGTCGGCACAGCCGATCCGTTACAGCCTGTTTCTCGGCGTTCTGGCGGTTGCCGGCATTACGGCGCTCGCCTTCACACCGTTTCCTCTGCCCTGGTTCCCCGGCACCCTTCTCGTCGTGCCCCCCATCCTGACAGCGGGATTCTGGATTGCGATCGTCTCCACCACGGCGTTTGCCGCGTTTTACTCCTATCGTGTGTCGCTTGAGGCATCGGAGCTTTCGGACGCACTGACTGCCACCGAGCTTGTCCTGCAGCGCGAAAAACACCTGTCGCAGCTGGATGGACTTGCCGCCGCCGCAGCGCACGAGCTTGGGACGCCGCTCGCGACCATCAGCGTGGTCGCCAAGGAGATGCAGCGCGAACTGGGCGAAGATCCCCGCTTTGGCGAAGACGTACAGCTGCTGCGCAGCCAAAGCGAGCGATGCCGAGACATCCTGCGGCGGCTGACCACTCTTTCGGCCGAAGACGAGGAGCACATGCGACACTTGCCCCTCTCCTCGTTGCTGGAGGAAGTTATGGCACCGCACCGTGAGTTCGGCATCAGGCTGACGCTCATCGAGGAAAGCGACCGCGCTGGCGAGCCGATCGGCCAGCGCAACGCCGGCATCCTCTACGGACTCGGCAATCTGCTCGAGAACGCGGTTGATCATGCGCGGGAAGAGGTGACCGTCACCGTCCGACATACGGCGGACCAGGTGAAACTCGTCATCGAGGATGACGGCGAGGGATACGCGCCCGACATCCTGCTCCGGATCGGCGAGCCCTACGTCACCAAACGGCAGCGCGATGAGCGGGCCGGCGGCCTCGGTCTCGGCCTGTTCATCGCCAAGACACTGCTCGAACGTTCCGGCGCAAGACTGACCTTCGGCAATAGGCAGGGCGGTGCGCCGGGGGCGCGGGTGGAGGTCGAATGGCCGCGAGCACGCATGGACGTGAAGCTGGCAAAATGA
- the hrpB gene encoding ATP-dependent helicase HrpB, producing the protein MSSSTTSGRIAAASAVNLPPLPITDVLPALSSVLAGTTRAVLAAPPGAGKTTLVPIHLLCAPWRGDGRIILLEPRRLAARAAAGRMAELLGEKVGDTVGYRMRLESRISLNTRIEVVTEGVFARMIIDDPELTDIAAVLFDEFHERSLDADLGLALALDAQSALREDLRILVMSATLDTARIARLMDDAAVIESAGRSFPVDVRHAERPAGERIEDSMARAIREAYASEAGSILAFLPGQAEIRRTMERLEARFGDDTMLVPLYGNLTQKEQDEAIRPVPEGKRKIVLATSIAETSITIDGVRIVIDGGLQRLPVFEASTGITRLETVRVSRASADQRAGRAGRTEPGIAVRLWHAGQTAALPAFTPPQILASDLSGFVLDLAQWGVTDPAGLKFIDQPPTASFEEARALLRLLGAIDASGGLTSMGRKMRALALPPRLAAMVIHAVSEGAAGDAALLAVLLTEQGLGGTSLDLEERLRRFKNERGERAESSRRLAARMAAAAGSATGATIASHPGALLMQAFPDRIALQRGGRGRFVMANGRGAELPETERLAGSSMLVIADLTGQAGRQRVLAAAEISRADVEAEMGDAIIREDQCLFDSASRQVRARKVARLGAIVFDEVPLQRPTGPEAARALAEGVRQLGLQCLPFSKAAGQLRERLGFLHRSVGEPWPDTSDEALLARLDEWFTPFQEQTRSLDDIAPGSLSDGLMTLVSHAVQRDLDRLVPTHFEAPTGQRHPIRYDGTEPTLPIRVQELFGLRQHPTIAGGRLPLLLELLSPAHRPIQTTRDLPGFWAGSWKDVRADMRGRYPRHSWPENPADAAPTTRAKPRGT; encoded by the coding sequence GTGTCGAGCAGCACCACTTCCGGTCGGATCGCAGCGGCATCGGCTGTCAACCTGCCGCCTCTCCCCATCACAGACGTTCTGCCGGCCTTGTCGTCGGTGCTGGCCGGGACGACGCGGGCGGTCCTTGCCGCACCACCGGGTGCCGGCAAGACAACGCTCGTGCCGATTCACCTCCTTTGCGCCCCATGGCGCGGAGATGGTCGGATCATCCTGCTGGAACCGAGGCGACTTGCCGCGCGGGCAGCGGCCGGACGCATGGCGGAGCTGTTGGGCGAAAAGGTCGGCGATACGGTCGGATATCGGATGCGGCTGGAAAGCCGCATTTCGTTGAATACCCGCATCGAGGTTGTGACCGAAGGCGTGTTCGCCCGCATGATCATCGACGATCCGGAGCTGACCGATATCGCGGCCGTGCTGTTCGACGAATTCCACGAGCGGTCGCTCGATGCGGATCTCGGCCTGGCACTCGCGCTCGACGCCCAGTCGGCACTGCGGGAAGACCTGCGGATCCTTGTCATGTCGGCAACCCTCGACACCGCCCGGATTGCGCGACTCATGGATGATGCCGCGGTAATCGAGAGCGCCGGCAGGAGCTTTCCGGTCGACGTGCGCCATGCGGAACGGCCGGCCGGCGAGCGCATCGAGGACAGCATGGCGCGCGCCATCCGTGAGGCCTATGCAAGCGAGGCGGGCTCCATCCTCGCCTTCCTGCCGGGCCAGGCAGAGATTCGCCGGACGATGGAAAGGCTGGAAGCACGCTTTGGCGACGACACGATGCTCGTGCCACTCTATGGCAACCTCACCCAGAAGGAACAGGACGAGGCGATCCGCCCAGTGCCAGAGGGCAAGCGCAAGATCGTGCTCGCCACCTCGATCGCCGAAACCTCGATCACCATCGACGGCGTGCGCATCGTCATCGACGGTGGCCTTCAGCGTCTGCCGGTGTTCGAGGCCTCGACCGGGATCACCCGGCTCGAGACGGTACGCGTCTCGCGCGCTTCCGCGGACCAACGGGCCGGCCGCGCCGGCCGGACGGAGCCCGGCATCGCCGTCCGGCTCTGGCACGCCGGCCAGACCGCGGCATTGCCCGCCTTCACGCCGCCGCAGATTCTCGCCAGCGACCTTTCCGGCTTCGTGCTCGATCTGGCCCAGTGGGGTGTCACGGATCCGGCCGGCCTGAAGTTCATCGATCAGCCGCCGACGGCAAGCTTCGAGGAGGCGCGGGCGCTGCTGCGGCTCCTGGGCGCCATTGACGCTTCCGGCGGGCTTACATCCATGGGGCGGAAGATGCGCGCACTGGCATTGCCGCCGCGTCTTGCGGCCATGGTCATTCATGCCGTAAGCGAGGGCGCGGCGGGCGATGCGGCACTGCTGGCCGTGCTTCTGACCGAACAGGGCCTCGGCGGCACGTCGCTCGATCTGGAGGAACGGCTGCGACGGTTCAAGAACGAGCGCGGTGAACGGGCGGAATCCTCACGTCGACTTGCAGCACGAATGGCAGCGGCGGCGGGTAGCGCAACCGGCGCGACGATTGCTTCGCATCCCGGCGCCTTGCTGATGCAGGCTTTTCCAGACCGGATCGCCCTGCAGCGGGGCGGGCGCGGGCGATTTGTCATGGCAAACGGGCGGGGCGCCGAGTTGCCGGAAACCGAACGTCTCGCCGGCAGCTCGATGCTGGTGATCGCGGACCTTACCGGCCAGGCCGGGCGGCAGCGCGTGCTGGCCGCGGCGGAGATCAGCCGCGCCGACGTCGAGGCCGAAATGGGCGACGCCATCATTCGCGAGGACCAATGCCTTTTCGATTCCGCAAGCCGGCAGGTGCGGGCGCGCAAGGTTGCAAGGCTTGGCGCGATCGTCTTCGACGAGGTCCCACTTCAAAGGCCAACCGGACCCGAGGCCGCCCGGGCGCTTGCCGAGGGTGTTCGTCAACTCGGCTTACAGTGCCTGCCCTTCTCCAAGGCCGCCGGGCAGTTGCGCGAGCGGCTTGGCTTTCTCCATCGTAGCGTCGGCGAACCCTGGCCGGACACGAGCGACGAGGCCCTGCTGGCCCGGCTGGACGAATGGTTCACCCCGTTTCAGGAACAGACACGCAGCCTGGACGATATCGCTCCGGGGAGCCTGTCGGATGGTCTGATGACGCTTGTGTCCCATGCGGTGCAGCGCGATCTCGATCGGCTGGTCCCCACGCATTTCGAGGCGCCGACGGGTCAGCGACACCCGATCCGTTACGACGGCACAGAGCCCACGCTTCCAATCCGCGTGCAGGAACTGTTCGGGCTGCGCCAGCACCCAACGATCGCGGGCGGGCGGTTACCACTGCTTCTCGAGCTGCTTTCACCGGCGCACCGCCCGATCCAGACGACACGCGATCTTCCCGGCTTCTGGGCGGGCTCCTGGAAGGACGTGCGCGCAGACATGCGGGGGCGCTATCCGCGCCACTCCTGGCCGGAAAACCCCGCCGATGCAGCGCCGACGACACGGGCGAAGCCGCGTGGTACATGA